In Pantanalinema sp., a single window of DNA contains:
- a CDS encoding 3'-5' exonuclease gives MQTTSRKRWVVVDLETTGMSPAKGDRIVEIGAVAIEDGRLAGTYATLVHPERSIPYFVQRIHGISDAMVASAPRFDQVLPQFLDFCGDSPLISHNAPFDRSFLDFQATLVTEAPLPHAHLDTLRVARLLLPRLGKHNLDALVSHFGVSLSAKDRHRALGDARATAEIWLKMEAMAISEGKSLLKGWIRQN, from the coding sequence ATGCAGACCACTTCTCGCAAGCGCTGGGTCGTCGTCGACCTGGAGACCACCGGCATGTCCCCCGCCAAGGGCGATCGCATCGTCGAGATCGGCGCCGTGGCGATCGAGGACGGGCGCCTCGCCGGGACCTACGCCACCCTGGTCCACCCCGAGCGCTCGATCCCCTACTTCGTCCAGCGCATCCACGGCATCTCGGATGCCATGGTGGCCTCGGCCCCGCGCTTCGACCAGGTCCTGCCGCAGTTCCTCGACTTCTGCGGCGACTCGCCTTTGATCTCCCACAACGCCCCCTTCGATCGCAGCTTCCTCGACTTCCAGGCCACGCTCGTGACCGAGGCGCCGCTGCCCCACGCCCACCTGGACACCCTGCGCGTGGCGCGCCTGCTGCTGCCCCGGCTCGGCAAGCACAACCTGGACGCGCTGGTCAGTCACTTCGGCGTGAGCCTGAGCGCCAAGGACCGCCACCGGGCCCTGGGCGACGCCAGGGCGACGGCCGAGATCTGGCTGAAGATGGAAGCGATGGCAATTTCCGAAGGGAAGAGCCTTTTGAAGGGCTGGATACGCCAAAATTGA